The following DNA comes from Candidatus Nitrosotalea okcheonensis.
GATGCTAAATCACTACTTGCAAAAGCTGATCAGTTAACTTCGGAAATGAATATAATTGTAAGAGATATGAGGGTTTCAACCAAATATCTAGAGTTTGATGTGTCTGTACAAAAAGAAGAGTTGGATTTGGTTGTGGAAAAATTCAAGACAATAGGTTCCCTTTATGATGCTAAACCTGTTGTAGAGGAAAAAATTGAAAAAGAAGATGCCATAAGAATAGCAAGACAGTATTTTAATGATGAGCGATACTGGGAATGTCATGAAGTTCTTGAAGGTGTCTGGAAAAACACACATGAGGGAGAAAAAGATCTTGTTCAAGGAATAATTCTTGTTGCAGCTGCACTAGTTCACTATGAGAAATATGAAAATGACATATGTCTGTCAATCATGAACAGAGCCATGGAAAAATTTTCTAATGTCTCTGGAACATATCATGGTATCAATGTAGACAAGTTTCAGGAAACCGTGGCAATGATGATATCTTCAAAGTCTATGGGACCATTTATGATTTGATCATCTTTACTGCGGTCTTGATGACATCTGCTCCCGTGAGCAGGCCTATTTTACCTTTCTTTGCCTGATCTTCTGTAAACCTTGTAGTTCCATCCTTTTTGATAAAATCACCTGAGACCAAAACTGGAACTGGATCATCACTGTGACTTTTGTTTATACATGGTGTGGAATGATCTCCTGATATCACGACTGCAACTTTTGATGTGTCAATATTGGCAAGTAATGTCCCAAAAAATCGGCGGTCTATCTCTTCTATATTCTGCATCTTGCCGACTGCATCTCCATCGTGACCGAATTCATCTGGTCCCTTGATGTGTACATAGATTGCATTCTGTGTCTCCATTGCCTTGGCTGCAACACGCGCTTTTTCTTCATAATCCGTGAGGCCGCCAGCACTAAATGACTTCATCTTCAATACATTTGCAATTCCAATTTCTACTGGCATGTCAACTATGCAAGAAAACTGCATTTGGTGTAGTTCATTTATTGGAATCACATTTGGAAACTCATTTCCTGCATCGCGTAATAATATGGAATTTAGCATTTTCTTTCCATGATCTCTTCTGTTCTTATTCACAATACTGTCTTTCATGATTTGAAGAGACTTGTCTGTAAACTCATTTACAAATGATGCCGAAAGCTTGGCACCATCAGATTCGTTTAATGGCAATGATTTTTCTATCTTCATATAGTCACCTACTGCTTTAGCAACCCCCATGCCACCTATTCTTGCATAAGCCGGATCCGTGTTACTTATCTCAGGTGTGAGAAACATGCCATCACATCTTATTCTTACAATTACTCTATGTCCAACTGTTGGAGCCACTACAACTGATGCTTTTGGATTTGAAAACTTGATCTTTGTTTCTATTTCGTGAGCAACTGCAACAGCATCTTCTTTCTCAATATTTCTTCCCGCTCTTCTATCTGTAATTATTCTCTCATCATTTACAGTGGCAAAGTTTCCCCGCAGCGCAAGGTCACCACTTTTAAAATCAATGCCTATCCCAATCGCCTCGATAACTCCCCTTCCAACATACTGTGTGTTCTCAAATCTATATCCTAACATATTGAAAACTGCAATGTCTGATTGGGGAGCTATGCCTTTGCCAACTGAAATAACTTCTCCTATAGCTCCATTTCTTGCAAGTTTGTCAAGATTGGGAGTTTTTGCATAACCTAGTGGTGTGAAACCCTTAAGATCTGGATGCGGCAAATCTCCTATGCCGTCAAGAAGAACATATATCATGTGTATATCCGAATTGTCCATTTTCGTCTACACGACTGAGTTTTTTGATATCACACATAAACCTTGATTTTTCAAGCGATCTAAATTTTAAAATTATTTAATTGTGCAAAGACAATTAATTTTTCTAAGATGATGCTATGGTATTGGATGATAAAAAACTAGGAAGACGTTATGATTGACACTTTGATCTTGAAATTAAGTTTTTTTCCTGCAAGAGGATGATTCAAGTCTACTGATATAATTTCTTCTTGCACTTCGGTTATTGTGGCAGGTACTTTTTCTCCTGTGGGAAGTCCTGCCTCAAACAATAGTCCCGGAACAAGTTTGACATCTTGAGGAAATACTTCTCTTGGTATCTTCTGAATCAAGGTTGGGTCATGTTCTCCATATGCATCGGCAGGATCAATACTGAATTGCTTTTCCTCACCTTCTTTCATTCCAAGTGTTGCATCATCGAATCCCTTTATCACTTGGTCACTGCCCACCTCAAACTCTAGAGGATTTTCATGTTCTGTAGAACTATCAAAGACCGTTCCATCCTCCAAGGTGCCAATATACTCTATTCTGACCTTATCGCCCGTCTTTATAGTCAAGACTGGAACATCCTTTCTTGTATGTAAAAACTTGCTATTTGATGCCTTGAAAATTTCATATTTTTCTCAGAAATGTATACTAGAAAAATCCTTTGGTATTTTTTGATAACTCTATTCTTGAGGTGGAAATTGTTTTGCAATCTCTTCTGCAAATCTCTCATAATCTTCTCTTTTCTTGCCTATTTCCATGAGTTTTGCATCTTCCACATCTTGAAGGCTCTT
Coding sequences within:
- a CDS encoding DUF309 domain-containing protein, with the translated sequence MVHLKNSGYVPADAKSLLAKADQLTSEMNIIVRDMRVSTKYLEFDVSVQKEELDLVVEKFKTIGSLYDAKPVVEEKIEKEDAIRIARQYFNDERYWECHEVLEGVWKNTHEGEKDLVQGIILVAAALVHYEKYENDICLSIMNRAMEKFSNVSGTYHGINVDKFQETVAMMISSKSMGPFMI
- a CDS encoding alkaline phosphatase family protein, with the translated sequence MDNSDIHMIYVLLDGIGDLPHPDLKGFTPLGYAKTPNLDKLARNGAIGEVISVGKGIAPQSDIAVFNMLGYRFENTQYVGRGVIEAIGIGIDFKSGDLALRGNFATVNDERIITDRRAGRNIEKEDAVAVAHEIETKIKFSNPKASVVVAPTVGHRVIVRIRCDGMFLTPEISNTDPAYARIGGMGVAKAVGDYMKIEKSLPLNESDGAKLSASFVNEFTDKSLQIMKDSIVNKNRRDHGKKMLNSILLRDAGNEFPNVIPINELHQMQFSCIVDMPVEIGIANVLKMKSFSAGGLTDYEEKARVAAKAMETQNAIYVHIKGPDEFGHDGDAVGKMQNIEEIDRRFFGTLLANIDTSKVAVVISGDHSTPCINKSHSDDPVPVLVSGDFIKKDGTTRFTEDQAKKGKIGLLTGADVIKTAVKMIKS
- a CDS encoding FKBP-type peptidyl-prolyl cis-trans isomerase, coding for MTIKTGDKVRIEYIGTLEDGTVFDSSTEHENPLEFEVGSDQVIKGFDDATLGMKEGEEKQFSIDPADAYGEHDPTLIQKIPREVFPQDVKLVPGLLFEAGLPTGEKVPATITEVQEEIISVDLNHPLAGKKLNFKIKVSIITSS